The proteins below are encoded in one region of Gadus macrocephalus chromosome 14, ASM3116895v1:
- the tcf12 gene encoding transcription factor 12 isoform X2 has translation MHCAYPVPGMGSNSLMYYYNGKSVYAPSPTAEDFSRDAASYSPPQPSANMFASSFFDGTHSSSDPWNPSGGIGQPGYGGLVGGPSSHMQQTNGSYTHLHPQERMNYPAHCASPDVSGGLPPMSSFHRGHAGGSPFIPAGHAPPGSPAPGGLMAANQGGATGGSQTGDALGKALASIYSPDHTSSSFPSNPSSPGGSPTPLPAGDGSVDPVLTAAPPSSGRAGINQWPRAGGQAPPSPNYDTSIHSLKNRVHQQLHEHLQDAMSFLKDVCESRMEDRLDRLDDAILVLRNHAVGSTGSLPGDIHSLLGQAHNGPIAALGATFPPASLVPARTAAVGAPHRDEAMTHAGLGGAGSTSTAELNHTLETFRGLASSLAGHLKTENHDLDEMQDNQSEDDVRSEDDGDRRDVKTPRGGTRTSSINEGDEDLTPEQKAERERERRMANNARERLRVRDINEAFKELGRMCQLHLKSEKPQTKLLILHQAVAVILSLEQQVRERNLNPKAACLKRREGEKNGGLHSSLVDASNPMGHL, from the exons GTGTACGCACCCTCCCCCACCGCGGAGGACTTCAGCCGGGACGCTGCCTCCTACtcgcccccccagccctccgcCAACATGTTCGCAAGCTCTTTCTTCG ATGGGACCCACAGCTCCTCGGACCCGTGGAACCCGTCCGGTGGGATCGGGCAGCCCGGCTACGGAGGCCTGGTGGGTGGACCCTCCTCCCACATGCAGCAGACCAACGGCAGCTACACCCACCTGCACCCCCAGGAGCGTATG aACTACCCGGCCCACTGCGCGTCTCCGGACGTCAGCGGCGGGCTCCCCCCCATGTCCAGCTTCCACCGCGGCCACGCCGGCGGCTCGCCGTTCATCCCCGCCGGCCACGCCCCGCCCGGCAGCCCGGCGCCCGGGGGGCTGATGG CTGCCAATCAGGGCGGAGCCACGGGAGGGTCGCAGACCGGAGACGCCCTCGGCAAAGCTTTAGCCTCG atctACTCCCCAGACCACACCAGCAGCAGCTTCCcctccaacccctcctccccGGGGGGGTCCCCCACGCCCCTCCCAGCGGGGGACGGCTCCGTGGACCCCGTGCTGactgctgcccccccctcctctggcaGAGCAG GTATTAACCAATGGCCTCGGGCCGGGGGACAGGCTCCTCCCTCCCCAAACTACGACACCTCCATCCACTCGCTG AAAAACCGAGTGCATCAGCAGCTCCACGAGCATCTGCAGGATGCCATGTCCTTCTTAAAGGACGTCTGCGAG TCCCGGATGGAAGACCGTCTGGACCGACTGGATGATGCAATCCTGGTTCTGAGGAACCACGCGGTGGGCTCCACAGGCAGTCTGCCCGGTGACATACACAGCCTGCTGGGTCAAGCACACAACGGGCCAATCGCTGCGCTCGGAGCCACCTTTCCTCCCGCGTCATTGGTTCCCGCGCGGACGGCGGCGGTG GGGGCTCCCCACCGAGACGAGGCCATGACCCACGCAGGGCTTGGGGGGGCCGGTTCCACCTCCACCGCCGAACTCAACCACACGTTGGAGACCTTCAGAG GACTGGCTTCGAGCCTGGCCGGACACCTGAAGACGGAGAACCACGACCTCGACGAGATGCAGGATAACCAATCAGAAGACGACGTCCGGTCAGAAGACGACGGCGACAGGAGGGACGTGAAGACGCCCAGAGGGGGAACCCGCACCAG CAGCATCAACGAGGGCGACGAGGACCTGACCCCGGAGCAGAAGGCTGAGCGCGAACGGGAGCGCCGCATGGCCAACAACGCCCGGGAGCGCCTGCGCGTGCGGGACATCAACGAGGCCTTCAAGGAGCTGGGCCGAATGTGCCAGCTGCACCTGAAGAGCGAGAAGCCGCAGACCAAGCTGCTCATCCTGCACCAGGCCGTGGCCGTCATCCTCAGCCTGGAGCAGCAGGTCCGAG AGAGGAACCTGAACCCCAAAGCAGCCTGcctgaagaggagggagggggagaagaacgGCGGGCTCCACTCCAGCCTCGTCGAC
- the tcf12 gene encoding transcription factor 12 isoform X3 — MHCAYPVPGMGSNSLMYYYNGKSVYAPSPTAEDFSRDAASYSPPQPSANMFASSFFDGTHSSSDPWNPSGGIGQPGYGGLVGGPSSHMQQTNGSYTHLHPQERMNYPAHCASPDVSGGLPPMSSFHRGHAGGSPFIPAGHAPPGSPAPGGLMAANQGGATGGSQTGDALGKALASIYSPDHTSSSFPSNPSSPGGSPTPLPAGDGSVDPVLTAAPPSSGRAGINQWPRAGGQAPPSPNYDTSIHSLSRMEDRLDRLDDAILVLRNHAVGSTGSLPGDIHSLLGQAHNGPIAALGATFPPASLVPARTAAVGAPHRDEAMTHAGLGGAGSTSTAELNHTLETFRGLASSLAGHLKTENHDLDEMQDNQSEDDVRSEDDGDRRDVKTPRGGTRTSSINEGDEDLTPEQKAERERERRMANNARERLRVRDINEAFKELGRMCQLHLKSEKPQTKLLILHQAVAVILSLEQQVRERNLNPKAACLKRREGEKNGGLHSSLVDASNPMGHL, encoded by the exons GTGTACGCACCCTCCCCCACCGCGGAGGACTTCAGCCGGGACGCTGCCTCCTACtcgcccccccagccctccgcCAACATGTTCGCAAGCTCTTTCTTCG ATGGGACCCACAGCTCCTCGGACCCGTGGAACCCGTCCGGTGGGATCGGGCAGCCCGGCTACGGAGGCCTGGTGGGTGGACCCTCCTCCCACATGCAGCAGACCAACGGCAGCTACACCCACCTGCACCCCCAGGAGCGTATG aACTACCCGGCCCACTGCGCGTCTCCGGACGTCAGCGGCGGGCTCCCCCCCATGTCCAGCTTCCACCGCGGCCACGCCGGCGGCTCGCCGTTCATCCCCGCCGGCCACGCCCCGCCCGGCAGCCCGGCGCCCGGGGGGCTGATGG CTGCCAATCAGGGCGGAGCCACGGGAGGGTCGCAGACCGGAGACGCCCTCGGCAAAGCTTTAGCCTCG atctACTCCCCAGACCACACCAGCAGCAGCTTCCcctccaacccctcctccccGGGGGGGTCCCCCACGCCCCTCCCAGCGGGGGACGGCTCCGTGGACCCCGTGCTGactgctgcccccccctcctctggcaGAGCAG GTATTAACCAATGGCCTCGGGCCGGGGGACAGGCTCCTCCCTCCCCAAACTACGACACCTCCATCCACTCGCTG TCCCGGATGGAAGACCGTCTGGACCGACTGGATGATGCAATCCTGGTTCTGAGGAACCACGCGGTGGGCTCCACAGGCAGTCTGCCCGGTGACATACACAGCCTGCTGGGTCAAGCACACAACGGGCCAATCGCTGCGCTCGGAGCCACCTTTCCTCCCGCGTCATTGGTTCCCGCGCGGACGGCGGCGGTG GGGGCTCCCCACCGAGACGAGGCCATGACCCACGCAGGGCTTGGGGGGGCCGGTTCCACCTCCACCGCCGAACTCAACCACACGTTGGAGACCTTCAGAG GACTGGCTTCGAGCCTGGCCGGACACCTGAAGACGGAGAACCACGACCTCGACGAGATGCAGGATAACCAATCAGAAGACGACGTCCGGTCAGAAGACGACGGCGACAGGAGGGACGTGAAGACGCCCAGAGGGGGAACCCGCACCAG CAGCATCAACGAGGGCGACGAGGACCTGACCCCGGAGCAGAAGGCTGAGCGCGAACGGGAGCGCCGCATGGCCAACAACGCCCGGGAGCGCCTGCGCGTGCGGGACATCAACGAGGCCTTCAAGGAGCTGGGCCGAATGTGCCAGCTGCACCTGAAGAGCGAGAAGCCGCAGACCAAGCTGCTCATCCTGCACCAGGCCGTGGCCGTCATCCTCAGCCTGGAGCAGCAGGTCCGAG AGAGGAACCTGAACCCCAAAGCAGCCTGcctgaagaggagggagggggagaagaacgGCGGGCTCCACTCCAGCCTCGTCGAC